A genomic segment from Bufo bufo chromosome 8, aBufBuf1.1, whole genome shotgun sequence encodes:
- the RPL12 gene encoding 60S ribosomal protein L12: MPPKFDPNEIKVVFLRCTGGEVGATSALAPKIGPLGLSPKKVGDDIAKATGDWKGLRITIKLTIQNRQAQIEVVPSASALIIKALKEPPRDRKKQKNIKHNGNIGMDEVIAIARQMRHRSLAREFSGTIKEILGTAQSVGCNVDGRHPHDIIDDINSGAVECPAN; the protein is encoded by the exons ATGCCTCCTAAGTTCGATCCCAACGAAATTAAAGTCG TTTTCCTGAGATGCACCGGTGGGGAAGTTGGAGCCACCTCTGCTCTGGCCCCGAAAATCGGGCCTCTGGGTCTG TCTCCCAAGAAAGTTGGTGATGACATTGCCAAGGCCACCGGTGACTGGAAGGGCCTGAGGATCACCATCAAGTTGACCATCCAGAACAGACAGGCTCAG ATTGAGGTCGTGCCCTCCGCCTCTGCTCTGATCATCAAGGCCCTCAAGGAGCCTCCCCGTGACAGGAAGAAGCAGAAGAACA TCAAACACAACGGCAACATCGGCATGGACGAGGTGATCGCCATCGCTCGTCAGATGAGGCACCGATCCCTGGCTAGAGAGTTTTCAG GAACCATCAAGGAGATCCTGGGCACAGCACAGTCCGTGGGCTGCAACGTGGATGGCAGACACCCGCACGATATCATCGACGATATTAACAGCGGCGCAGTGGAGTGCCCAGCG AACTAA